A window of the Calditrichia bacterium genome harbors these coding sequences:
- a CDS encoding R2-like ligand-binding oxidase has translation MGYLVFSDEWNRAFADQINQNEAYRKAAADWEWPLVLMLEPENTGVWLDLYRGKCRSARAISAADWEVADYAISTNLAQWQQILSGERDPIMALMRGKLNLRRGKLLKLARYGSAAKQLVASAAKIPTVFPGEATGNSIEILSPKSVANQNVKIYVTTSPAGLDQDSFPMKLYHKAKRLGIWNPQDIDFSEDIIQWQSFNPTEKEVLLHLSALFQAGEESVTRDLLPLMMVIAKEGRIEEEMFLTTFLWEEAKHTEFFRRFLDEVARDNSDLSRFHTQNYRNIFYDALPNAMDALLTDASPGAQIRASVTYNMIVEGTLAETGYHAYFQMLSDNNLLPGLREGIGYLKRDESRHIAYGIYLLSRLVNAQPALWQTLERQMEQLLAPALEIINELFAAYQPMPFGLKQDTFIDFAMNQFNHRMNRIEKARDTRIVDFNFDQTD, from the coding sequence ATGGGTTATCTCGTTTTTTCGGACGAATGGAACCGTGCTTTTGCGGATCAAATCAACCAAAATGAGGCGTATCGAAAAGCGGCTGCCGATTGGGAATGGCCGTTGGTGCTGATGCTGGAACCGGAAAATACTGGCGTTTGGCTCGATTTGTATCGCGGTAAATGCCGCTCAGCTCGCGCAATTTCCGCAGCGGATTGGGAAGTTGCCGATTACGCAATTTCCACGAATCTGGCGCAATGGCAACAAATACTATCCGGCGAACGCGATCCGATAATGGCGTTGATGCGCGGCAAGCTAAATCTGCGGCGCGGCAAATTGCTCAAACTGGCGCGATACGGTTCAGCTGCCAAACAACTGGTTGCATCTGCGGCGAAGATCCCAACTGTTTTTCCAGGTGAAGCAACGGGCAATTCGATCGAGATTTTATCACCAAAATCTGTTGCAAATCAGAATGTCAAAATTTATGTAACAACCAGCCCGGCCGGACTCGATCAGGATTCATTTCCGATGAAGCTCTATCACAAAGCCAAACGGCTTGGCATCTGGAATCCGCAAGACATTGATTTTTCTGAAGATATCATACAATGGCAATCCTTTAATCCCACAGAAAAAGAAGTGCTGCTGCACCTTTCCGCGCTGTTTCAGGCTGGCGAAGAATCCGTCACTCGTGATTTATTGCCGCTGATGATGGTGATTGCCAAAGAGGGGAGGATTGAAGAAGAAATGTTCCTCACCACTTTTTTGTGGGAAGAAGCCAAACACACTGAGTTTTTCCGGCGATTTTTGGACGAAGTTGCCCGGGACAACAGCGATTTAAGCCGTTTTCACACTCAAAATTATCGCAACATATTTTATGACGCGCTGCCAAACGCGATGGATGCATTATTGACCGACGCATCTCCGGGGGCGCAAATTCGGGCATCGGTTACCTACAATATGATTGTCGAGGGCACGCTGGCGGAAACGGGATATCATGCATACTTCCAAATGCTGTCAGATAACAATTTGTTGCCGGGGCTTCGCGAAGGCATCGGTTATTTGAAACGGGATGAATCGCGGCACATCGCTTACGGCATTTATTTGCTATCGCGATTGGTGAATGCGCAACCGGCACTGTGGCAAACGCTGGAACGCCAAATGGAACAATTGCTGGCGCCTGCGCTGGAAATAATCAATGAATTGTTTGCGGCATATCAGCCAATGCCATTTGGATTGAAACAGGATACCTTCATCGATTTTGCGATGAACCAGTTCAACCATCGTATGAACCGGATCGAAAAAGCACGCGATACTCGTATTGTTGATTTTAACTTTGACCAAACCGACTAA
- a CDS encoding HDOD domain-containing protein, with translation MLPKIDVNPNTLFAGNKGLPPLPEVVTKIQEMIRTDNVDLKKISEMVTSDVSLVTQILKIVNSAYYGLTREVTNLRFAIAYLGINEIYRIVMSLSVVSSFNVKDKGELKEFWRHSFYTALCTKKLAKVYARLEEVEDLWSCSLLHDVGKLVYLQFYPNHYMAIKNLCREKGILFSDAEKMLEAPSSSYLGTALADHWKLPVQIREACEYHTLGDLENLDPNHPRTEFRRIICLGNLFSQFSEGFIADEQKEKIMQTIIDKTGCSNEEFLAHVADTQALQFEVEEFVRQVL, from the coding sequence ATGTTACCAAAAATTGATGTTAATCCCAATACACTATTTGCAGGGAATAAAGGTTTGCCACCACTCCCGGAAGTGGTCACAAAAATCCAGGAAATGATTCGTACGGACAATGTGGATCTCAAAAAAATTTCCGAGATGGTTACCAGCGATGTTTCATTGGTAACGCAAATTCTCAAAATTGTAAATTCAGCCTATTACGGATTAACCCGCGAGGTTACCAACCTGCGTTTTGCAATCGCATACCTCGGCATTAATGAAATTTACCGGATTGTGATGTCGCTTTCGGTCGTGTCATCCTTCAATGTAAAAGATAAAGGAGAGCTGAAAGAATTTTGGCGGCATTCATTTTACACCGCTCTCTGCACAAAAAAATTGGCAAAAGTTTACGCCCGACTGGAAGAAGTAGAGGATTTATGGTCCTGCTCGCTGTTACACGATGTTGGAAAACTGGTATATTTGCAATTTTACCCCAATCACTATATGGCAATCAAAAATTTATGTCGCGAAAAAGGCATTTTGTTTAGCGATGCTGAAAAAATGCTGGAAGCGCCATCCAGTTCATATTTGGGAACTGCTTTGGCAGATCATTGGAAACTGCCTGTTCAAATTCGCGAAGCGTGCGAATATCATACGCTCGGTGATCTGGAAAATCTTGACCCGAACCACCCGCGAACGGAATTCCGGCGAATAATTTGTTTGGGTAATTTGTTCAGTCAATTTTCCGAGGGCTTTATCGCTGATGAGCAAAAAGAAAAAATTATGCAAACGATCATCGATAAAACAGGCTGCAGCAATGAAGAATTTTTGGCACATGTTGCAGACACCCAAGCCTTGCAATTTGAAGTTGAGGAATTTGTTCGCCAGGTTTTGTAG
- a CDS encoding histidine phosphatase family protein, translating to MKKLYITRHAKSDWSDPGQDDFDRVLNKRGKNDLPKMGKYLREAGVCPDLMLSSPAARAAKTAKKLAVEIGYPAVNIVFNQSLYLAPKTTLLSVIQQIPAETKTLMIVGHNPGLTELANLLSDADIENIPTCGIATIHFNIDDWASVHRNNAQFIDFTYPKKLL from the coding sequence ATGAAAAAACTTTATATTACACGACATGCCAAATCTGACTGGAGTGATCCGGGTCAGGATGATTTTGACCGTGTATTGAATAAACGTGGCAAAAATGATCTGCCAAAGATGGGCAAATATCTGCGGGAAGCAGGTGTTTGCCCAGACCTGATGTTGTCCAGTCCGGCGGCAAGGGCGGCAAAAACCGCAAAAAAGCTGGCTGTAGAAATTGGCTATCCGGCTGTAAATATTGTATTTAACCAATCACTGTATTTGGCACCGAAAACAACGCTATTGTCGGTTATCCAACAAATACCGGCAGAAACAAAAACGTTGATGATTGTCGGACATAATCCCGGACTGACGGAGTTGGCAAATTTGCTATCCGATGCCGACATCGAAAATATCCCCACTTGCGGCATTGCGACAATTCATTTTAATATTGATGACTGGGCGAGCGTTCACCGCAATAACGCACAGTTCATCGATTTCACATACCCCAAAAAACTGTTGTGA
- a CDS encoding long-chain fatty acid--CoA ligase: MSFINFPNVYNMLKTTVDKHLDEPAFAWFTAPGIQTSITWKEHHDNVSRAAKSLMALGVNHNDKVNVLSYTCYPWMLADHATMAIGAVTVGIYQSLLPKDCKYIINHSDAVVIFVENDEQLAKIKDIRDELPAIKKVIMFYDTPPTGDDWIISLGEFMKLGDSISDAELNKRINAVKPEDIAGIVYTSGTTGVPKGAMLTHDNFLFTCQSIEQSLDVRDGDVCFLFLPMAHVFARICAMACTFIGVQVTMARGMDTIVEDIKASRPNWFPSVPRIYEKVYSKVLSGAEAKGGVALKIFRWAVGVGNEVSALKQQNKPVSGLLGFKYNLAHKLVFHKIIEALGGNLRWCISGAAPLNADIAKFFHAAGILILEGIGMTENTSFSHVNRSDNYRFGWVGLPGPGVEQKIASDGEFMTRGRNTMKGYYKMPEETAATITDDGWLCTGDLGEIDDAGFLRITGRKKDLIITAGGKNVAPSHIEGVIATSKYINQVCVIGDRRKYLSALVTLDLDNVREYANSHGIQYGSDSDLLKNAKIAELIDSEVQEKNRDFASYESIKKVTIVPEFTVENGFLTPTLKVKKNVVINNYESDIEKMY, from the coding sequence ATGAGTTTTATTAATTTCCCGAATGTTTACAATATGTTGAAAACCACCGTCGATAAACATCTCGACGAACCGGCTTTTGCATGGTTTACAGCACCCGGTATTCAAACATCGATAACCTGGAAAGAGCACCATGACAACGTTAGCAGGGCTGCCAAAAGCCTGATGGCGCTCGGTGTAAATCACAATGACAAAGTGAATGTGCTCAGCTACACCTGCTATCCGTGGATGCTTGCCGATCATGCCACGATGGCCATCGGTGCGGTAACAGTTGGTATTTACCAATCGCTGTTGCCAAAGGATTGCAAATACATTATTAATCACTCCGACGCTGTGGTTATTTTTGTTGAAAACGATGAACAATTGGCAAAAATCAAGGATATCCGCGACGAGTTGCCGGCAATCAAAAAAGTGATCATGTTTTACGATACACCACCGACCGGCGATGACTGGATCATCAGCCTTGGCGAATTTATGAAGCTCGGCGACAGCATCAGCGATGCAGAATTGAACAAACGCATTAACGCCGTAAAACCGGAGGATATCGCCGGAATTGTTTACACATCCGGCACAACCGGTGTGCCGAAAGGCGCGATGCTAACCCACGATAATTTTTTATTTACTTGCCAATCCATCGAGCAAAGCCTCGATGTCCGCGATGGCGATGTGTGCTTCCTCTTCCTGCCGATGGCGCACGTATTTGCGCGAATTTGCGCGATGGCTTGCACATTTATCGGCGTTCAGGTAACAATGGCACGCGGCATGGATACGATTGTGGAAGACATCAAAGCGAGTCGGCCAAACTGGTTCCCCAGCGTTCCGCGAATTTATGAAAAAGTGTATTCCAAAGTGCTCAGCGGCGCGGAGGCAAAAGGCGGGGTTGCGCTCAAAATTTTCCGGTGGGCTGTTGGCGTGGGCAACGAGGTCAGCGCATTGAAACAACAAAACAAACCTGTTTCCGGATTGTTGGGATTTAAATATAATCTGGCACACAAACTGGTGTTTCATAAAATTATCGAAGCGCTGGGTGGCAATTTGCGCTGGTGCATCAGCGGTGCTGCGCCGCTGAACGCGGATATCGCTAAATTTTTCCACGCTGCCGGCATTCTCATTCTCGAAGGTATCGGGATGACCGAAAACACCTCGTTTTCACACGTGAACCGCAGCGATAACTATCGTTTTGGCTGGGTCGGATTGCCGGGTCCCGGTGTTGAACAAAAAATTGCCTCGGATGGTGAATTTATGACCCGCGGCCGCAACACCATGAAAGGCTATTACAAAATGCCCGAAGAAACCGCAGCAACAATCACCGACGATGGCTGGCTGTGCACAGGCGACCTCGGCGAAATCGATGATGCCGGATTTTTACGCATCACCGGACGGAAAAAGGATTTGATCATCACCGCAGGCGGGAAAAATGTCGCGCCGTCGCATATCGAAGGCGTCATCGCGACGAGCAAATATATTAACCAGGTTTGCGTGATTGGTGATCGCCGAAAATACCTGAGTGCGTTGGTTACGCTCGACCTGGATAATGTTCGAGAATATGCAAATTCCCACGGAATCCAATACGGCTCCGACAGTGATTTGTTGAAAAACGCAAAAATCGCGGAGCTTATCGATAGCGAAGTGCAGGAAAAAAATCGCGATTTTGCATCGTACGAGAGCATCAAAAAAGTGACGATCGTTCCGGAATTTACCGTTGAAAACGGATTTCTGACCCCGACATTGAAAGTCAAGAAAAATGTTGTGATCAACAACTACGAATCTGATATTGAAAAAATGTATTAA